CAAGTGATGTTTGGCATAAGTCAAAAATCATCAATGTTCTATGTGGAAGATAGCACAAGGGTCTAGTAACCCCTATGCGTCTAAAACAAGGTGCCATCTCGCCACTGATACCAAACTAATTATCTCAGATATATCCATAGATTCTTCTTCCTGGATCATCATTGCTTTTGAAGTCCATCCTTGGGTCGTTAGATTCCAAAGAACATCCTATACTTTAATCTTCAACTAAATAAAGAGGGttataacaaaattatattttCTATATTCTTCTGTGCTGAGGCTAATGGCAGAGCTTCATGTCTGTAATTCATTAGGTTAATAAAGTTATTTTATGGGGTTTTTTACAATAATTTCTTCGTAAATAAGTGTGATAGCAATTGGTAATCTGAAACAAGAAATGGTCAATAGATCATGCAAGGGCAGTGCTACATTCTGCTTACAACATAAAGGTACTACCCACAACTGTGGTGCATAAGGGGTCCAAGAACTAGATTCTTTTTTAATGAAGATGTACTGTTATAGCAAATTATCAAGAAGGTCATCTGTTGAGATCTTCTAGCTGTCAACAATGTGAAACATTTGCtcaggaaagcaaaaaggtcatAACGGtcaaaatattgagattttgcaAAGGCCTAGAGGAGGTATAAAAAATCGACTGCCTTTGTGAGCTGGTGATACATAATTGACAAGTTTAATAGTTCAATTTTATCCAAGAACAAGAAGGAAAATTGTGTATACCATTTGAGAGAGCGACCAAGCTTATGGATGTGAAGCTGGTTTTTAAGTAAGAAACACTCTGAAGTATGCAAATTAAAGTTATCGGTGAAGAAAAAATACATTTGCTCAGGCAACCAAATTGTGATAATGGTTTGATATTCTGGTTCCAAAGAGTGAGCCTTTGCAAAGATGTAGACAATTGGCTACATAAGACAAGTTAAAAgtgttcaaatttttctaagcataagtagaggaaaaaaaatatgtataCCATGGTGTTGGAACAAGTGGTGATCCTGATTATGGAAGTGAAAGCTGGTTCTCAAGCAAGAAGCCCTTTGCAGATTGTAAAATGAACAAAAGAATGTGATGGACTTATCTGATTTATTTCAATAAGGtagttattttttttctttttttattttacttaaaAATGATGACAATGCTTCCTCATGGAGGTCCGTGGTGGTCAAAAAATATCATTGGCCATTTCGTCAACTATTTACATGGCCAACATATGAACCGCACAATTTATGTTGATATACACACATTAAGCATGACAACTTCAAAGGGTGAATCAATTAATCAAATAACTTGAGGGCTCAAATGACTGGATGCATGAAGTCATATAACAGGGCAAAGAGAGAGCTCACCTCGGCCTCGCGATTTTGGAGCTGGCGCATGTACTCCTTAGCCCTCAAGACGTCGGCTGCCCGGCGCTCGATGTCCGCGAGAGCCTCCCTCGCCCGCTCCACCCTGGCGGAGGCCTCCTCGAGCCCGTCGAGTAGGGCCTTGTTCTCCTCCCTCCTCAGCAGCTCGTCCACCATGCCCGAAAGCGCCTCCTCCTCCGGGCGCGACCCCGTCCCCTCGGAGTTGGCGCCGCATCGCCACCGTcgcggaggagaagaggaggaggagagaagattTAAGCTTGAAATTGGTTTGGGGCAGTGGATATGGTGAGGGTTGGTGGAGATTAATTTTCTTGAGCGGAGGAGGGAGGATGACGCGCAGCGGAACTGTGGGATTGCGGATGCCGGAGGCGGCATCACAAAATCTGTAGCGGAGAGACTCCGGGCTCGAGCTGTCACCGGATATGATACGAAGCGGGCTAAGAGCGTCTTCTGGCGATGCTTTTCCTACCCGTTTAGAGACACTCGCATTAGTTACCCGCATTTTGGTTGGAAAATCGATGGCACTTGTGTGGGCCCCGTTTTACGTGCTGCATATCCGCCCGCCTCTCTGTCGGCGTATCGGCCCGTCCAGGGACGGGAGTCTCTCTCTAGAGTTCAGAAGGAACGGCCGCCTCTCTGTCTTTGACGGCGGCAGCTAACGCTGGGAAACCCAAAGCAAACCCTCGTCTCCTCGCCTGCAGAAACCctacctctccaaaaccctcctTCGATCCTCACGCCCCGCGGATCCAGCCGAGCCCTCACCACCGCCATTTTCATCCCCGCCCAAAAAACCCTTGCTTCCACCAATTGGGTCGTCGTCGTTGCCGCTGGAGTCGGACGCCTCTTCCCGGAGCATGAAGTCCCACCTCGCCGCCGGAGAGACCCTCGACGGCCTCTTTCTCCGCAGCGCCACCCCGATCCTCATCGACAACATCGTTCTCCCGGGCTACGGCTACGTGGTCGTTGGCATGAGGCACGGCCCCGGGAGCGTCCCTGACTTCGCGTCCTCGCCGCCTCACGCATGCTTGCCGGAGGAATTAAAGGCGAGGGTGTACGACATGGTTGCGGGCCGCGGTGGAGGACGTCGGCGGTTCCAGCTGGCGGAGACAGAGATCGGCGAGGAGGGGGCCGAGGACGAGAAGCCCAGGGATGGGTCATCCTGGAGCGAGTTAGGCGAGTCGAGCACTTCAACCCAATGGACGGAGTGAGTTGACCCGGGAAGACCCAAAGTAGAGCAACTCAACCCCACCCAGGAAATCATCGGTTAGCCTTTGTTGTTTCTTCTGATCATtttattttccctttttctttttcttttttgatttttcaataactcTACTAATTGGAAAATGCTAAGTGTATGTATATACATTGGTTTATTATTTTTAACATCAACATTATGTTGTCGTTTGATAGGTACCACATCTTTTATTTATCAATTAACACTAATGAAACAGAGTTTGCAATGTAACGATGCTTTCGTACTATTTATTCTCAGTCCATAAAGCGAAAAATGAAACTATCGATATGCAGAAAACTTGACTAACAGTTGAGAAAAACACAATCAACCATTCATTCCTTTCCTCTCGAACCTCTTCATGGGCGCTATGATTTCTGCGTCCTGGCCATGTCAGGAACAAGCACACCGAGTTCCTTTTCTCAGGGCACTGGTTTCCATCATTGAGACATCAGAAAGAACCGACACCTTGTTCCCCTTTAGTCTCAGCACATCGTTCCCACCACCGTCTCTGCTGCCTTCGTCGCTCTCCAAGTCCTTCCTTGACACCACTCCATGGATTTCCTCTATCAGCCTCAAGAACGCGCTCTCCACGTTGTCGCCACTGAGTGCAGACGCCTCCGAGAAGAACAGCCCTTGTTCCTCCGCAAACTCCACGGCGTCCTCGGTGGACACCGCCCTTTTTTCAGCGAGGTCGGACTTGTTCCCGATCAACATGATGACGATGGCCTTGTCCGCGTTCGCTCGCAGTTCCTCCACCCACCTCGCCACGTGATCGAACGTCGGCCTTTTGGTGATGTCGTACACCAGCATGGCA
This genomic stretch from Musa acuminata AAA Group cultivar baxijiao chromosome BXJ3-9, Cavendish_Baxijiao_AAA, whole genome shotgun sequence harbors:
- the LOC135648418 gene encoding ras-related protein RABA3-like gives rise to the protein MEDEWGAERAAEIDYVFKVVVIGDSAVGKTQLLSRFTKDEFCFDSKSTIGIEFQTRTIVLNRKRIKAQIWDTAGQERYRAVTSAYYRGALGAMLVYDITKRPTFDHVARWVEELRANADKAIVIMLIGNKSDLAEKRAVSTEDAVEFAEEQGLFFSEASALSGDNVESAFLRLIEEIHGVVSRKDLESDEGSRDGGGNDVLRLKGNKVSVLSDVSMMETSALRKGTRCACS